The Lycium ferocissimum isolate CSIRO_LF1 chromosome 1, AGI_CSIRO_Lferr_CH_V1, whole genome shotgun sequence genome includes a region encoding these proteins:
- the LOC132056750 gene encoding uncharacterized protein LOC132056750 isoform X1, with the protein MMKTNTMDLSISICSRPGEEVLPLCASPRSLFLSTWTFFSQSFDAVVSSFKKFRWAVSGFGVAGRAGRFIYGNDLWWFLFSYVPWSCMIFALVKFTGARHVYKILMVLDIIIFPVGSIIHSVVVYSVVYWYRDMPFRLMGAKAKFMIEVIPMIMAVTLHHLLEFNYGYLELLLGFSTYFYTFAHFTHVAYDIGVKDILVGLVMQVLGYMLNVELLVRALALSFCLGYSFYRYVTYCAPEVPVHSKKELERLPC; encoded by the exons TATCTGCAGCCGCCCGGGTGAAGAAGTTCTCCCTCTCTGTGCCTCTCCCCGTAGCCTCTTCCTCAGCACATGGACGTTTTTCTCTCAAAGCTTCGACGCCGTGGTTTCATCTTTCAAGAAGTTTAGGTGGGCCGTGTCAGGGTTTGGTGTAGCAGGACGTGCTG GGCGTTTCATTTATGGTAATGATTTATGGTGGTTTCTTTTTAGTTACGTTCCATGGTCATGCATGATCTTTGCCTTAGTGAAGTTCACTGGTGCTCGACATGTTTACAAAATCTTGATGGTTCTCGACATTATTATCTTTCCTGTTGGCTCCATAATTCATAGTGTTGTGGTGTACTCTGTTGTTTATTGGTATCGCGACATGCCTTTCCGGTTAATGGGTGCCAAGGCGAAATTTATGATAGAGGTCATTCCTATGATAATGGCAGTAACCTTGCATCACCTTTTGGAGTTCAATTATGGGTATCTCGAGCTACTGCTAGGCTTCAGCACATATTTCTATACCTTTGCGCATTTCACGCACGTAGCATATGACATTGGAGTAAAAGACATATTGGTGGGATTAGTAATGCAGGTTCTTGGTTACATGCTGAACGTAGAATTGTTAGTTAGAGCTTTGGCTTTGAGCTTCTGCTTAGGTTATAGTTTCTATAGATACGTGACTTATTGTGCTCCTGAAGTACCTGTGCATTCTAAAAAGGAGTTGGAGCGGCTGCCTTGCTGA
- the LOC132056750 gene encoding uncharacterized protein LOC132056750 isoform X2 has product MMKTNTMDLSISRPGEEVLPLCASPRSLFLSTWTFFSQSFDAVVSSFKKFRWAVSGFGVAGRAGRFIYGNDLWWFLFSYVPWSCMIFALVKFTGARHVYKILMVLDIIIFPVGSIIHSVVVYSVVYWYRDMPFRLMGAKAKFMIEVIPMIMAVTLHHLLEFNYGYLELLLGFSTYFYTFAHFTHVAYDIGVKDILVGLVMQVLGYMLNVELLVRALALSFCLGYSFYRYVTYCAPEVPVHSKKELERLPC; this is encoded by the exons CCGCCCGGGTGAAGAAGTTCTCCCTCTCTGTGCCTCTCCCCGTAGCCTCTTCCTCAGCACATGGACGTTTTTCTCTCAAAGCTTCGACGCCGTGGTTTCATCTTTCAAGAAGTTTAGGTGGGCCGTGTCAGGGTTTGGTGTAGCAGGACGTGCTG GGCGTTTCATTTATGGTAATGATTTATGGTGGTTTCTTTTTAGTTACGTTCCATGGTCATGCATGATCTTTGCCTTAGTGAAGTTCACTGGTGCTCGACATGTTTACAAAATCTTGATGGTTCTCGACATTATTATCTTTCCTGTTGGCTCCATAATTCATAGTGTTGTGGTGTACTCTGTTGTTTATTGGTATCGCGACATGCCTTTCCGGTTAATGGGTGCCAAGGCGAAATTTATGATAGAGGTCATTCCTATGATAATGGCAGTAACCTTGCATCACCTTTTGGAGTTCAATTATGGGTATCTCGAGCTACTGCTAGGCTTCAGCACATATTTCTATACCTTTGCGCATTTCACGCACGTAGCATATGACATTGGAGTAAAAGACATATTGGTGGGATTAGTAATGCAGGTTCTTGGTTACATGCTGAACGTAGAATTGTTAGTTAGAGCTTTGGCTTTGAGCTTCTGCTTAGGTTATAGTTTCTATAGATACGTGACTTATTGTGCTCCTGAAGTACCTGTGCATTCTAAAAAGGAGTTGGAGCGGCTGCCTTGCTGA